From Cecembia calidifontis, one genomic window encodes:
- a CDS encoding PorP/SprF family type IX secretion system membrane protein — protein sequence MERIFRILIAGIMFIPLMVAGQQLPQFSQYMFNGLHINPGYAGYKTQGYIQSTYRSQWVNFPGAPKTFTVTADLSANEGMQGFGVSFMTDQIGPAKTTGGLFTYAYRMQVGDESFFSLGVSGGFSEYMIDGDLLRFNDPNDPNIPEGRERMVTPNMNAGIFWHNARFYAGFSAFNMIGKGVLQREDLSLGFHDYHYYLTAGALIPVSDRVEFKPSFLVREVKGAPTSYDINGMFLFMERLWLGASYRSNMKIWNENLEPNLGTRNAVAFLVEVFATESIRLGYAYDHNLNVLQDYRHNSHEISLGYYLSPRNVKLKNPRWF from the coding sequence ATGGAAAGGATTTTTAGGATTTTGATAGCTGGAATAATGTTTATTCCGCTGATGGTTGCGGGTCAGCAGCTGCCCCAGTTCAGCCAGTACATGTTCAACGGTCTGCATATCAATCCGGGATATGCGGGGTACAAGACACAGGGGTATATACAGAGCACATACAGGAGCCAGTGGGTGAATTTTCCCGGGGCTCCGAAGACTTTTACGGTGACCGCGGACCTGAGTGCGAACGAGGGGATGCAGGGTTTCGGTGTTTCCTTTATGACCGACCAGATCGGGCCTGCGAAGACGACGGGCGGACTTTTCACTTATGCCTACAGGATGCAGGTTGGTGACGAGAGTTTTTTCAGCCTTGGGGTCAGCGGAGGATTTTCGGAATACATGATAGACGGAGACCTGCTGAGGTTCAACGACCCGAACGACCCGAACATTCCGGAGGGGAGGGAGCGTATGGTCACGCCGAACATGAACGCGGGGATTTTCTGGCACAACGCGCGTTTTTATGCGGGCTTCAGTGCGTTCAACATGATAGGAAAGGGGGTGCTTCAGCGCGAGGACCTGTCGCTGGGTTTCCACGATTACCATTATTACCTGACCGCGGGGGCGCTGATCCCCGTGAGCGACAGGGTTGAGTTCAAGCCGAGCTTTCTGGTCAGGGAGGTTAAGGGAGCACCGACGAGCTATGACATCAACGGAATGTTTTTGTTCATGGAGCGTCTGTGGCTTGGTGCATCGTACAGGTCGAACATGAAGATCTGGAACGAGAACCTGGAGCCTAACCTGGGCACCAGGAACGCGGTTGCGTTTCTGGTGGAGGTATTTGCGACGGAGAGCATCAGGCTGGGCTATGCCTACGACCACAACCTGAACGTGCTCCAGGATTACAGGCACAATTCGCACGAGATTTCCTTGGGTTATTATCTTTCGCCCAGAAATGTTAAATTGAAAAACCCAAGATGGTTCTGA
- a CDS encoding OmpA family protein, with the protein MKKRIKILFAAALLLLSTDIYGQARLLRYGDKQYGLENYARAAEAYREAYGRRAEYGTAVKLAESYDKLGMYAESYEWWGRAVGHEGSGKEDYGRYLRSAIQAGRWEDVDGLLQSGGYTEYDFAGLDLAGMRRLMESPARVKLVPVAGANSGGSDIGASLDGSGAMYFSSDRGTVGDASRRPGIRLDAKNNIYSTERSSYNEREFYRIYRKDGDGGAAVVVTDLAGALHVSDPSLMADRGLVFYTAFVGKTRQKGTREITNHAGIYYGRIDADGNITGSVAFPYNDHQSYGVMNPFVDTEAKRVYFASDMPGGQGGFDLYYVEYDGDMNFSAPVNLGPGVNTAQNESHPSRSGGSFYFSSRGHGGLGGMDVFRADYKSGKIENVVNMGVPYNSVRDDFAFVVAGDGKRYLSTDRDGGMGLDDIYTVEDLFRILQARVRDCDGNVVPDYIGELSRQGGGTIGAQLSREGILTAELDPDGDFVLRISRKGYFPVTDGSLSTRGMESDTLKREYVLAPIPYRTPVYVDIVYYDLDRSEIRKDAEPALDRIGELMGRYGFMDLVVSSHTDSRASEEYNRKLSERRANSVRDYLSRYGIDGGRVRLEWHGEQKLVNDCGDGVACPETEHQLNRRSELVLEAFPDTDRQYDLPEGVDPCDLPGYLERIGEEAGLPTVYFDFDRSGIRPVHRKELERVGVMMNRKTDLRLYIEGHTDNRGSDAYNMGLSERRAQAVMDYLVKRGVESSRMEHRWFGESRPKVDCASGDCTEAQHQQNRRTELRLSSK; encoded by the coding sequence ATGAAAAAGAGGATAAAGATATTGTTTGCGGCGGCGCTGCTGCTGCTGTCCACGGATATATACGGACAGGCTCGTCTTCTGAGGTACGGGGACAAGCAGTACGGGCTTGAGAATTACGCAAGGGCTGCGGAGGCGTACCGTGAAGCGTACGGGAGGCGTGCGGAATACGGCACGGCGGTGAAATTAGCGGAGAGCTACGACAAACTGGGGATGTATGCTGAGTCCTACGAATGGTGGGGCAGAGCGGTCGGCCATGAAGGTTCGGGCAAGGAGGATTACGGCAGGTACCTGAGGTCTGCGATACAGGCGGGGCGCTGGGAAGATGTGGACGGGCTTCTGCAATCCGGGGGCTATACGGAATATGATTTTGCGGGTCTTGACCTTGCGGGGATGCGCAGGCTGATGGAAAGCCCTGCGCGGGTGAAGCTGGTTCCGGTAGCGGGGGCGAACAGCGGTGGCAGCGATATCGGTGCTTCGCTGGACGGCAGCGGGGCCATGTATTTTTCGAGCGACCGGGGGACTGTTGGTGACGCTTCGCGCCGTCCCGGGATCAGGCTTGACGCGAAGAACAACATTTACAGCACGGAGCGCAGCAGCTACAACGAGCGTGAGTTTTACAGGATATACAGGAAGGACGGTGACGGCGGGGCAGCTGTTGTGGTGACCGACCTTGCGGGCGCGCTGCATGTGAGCGACCCTTCCCTGATGGCGGACAGAGGGCTTGTTTTCTATACTGCCTTTGTGGGGAAGACCAGGCAGAAGGGCACGCGCGAGATCACGAACCACGCGGGGATCTACTACGGGAGGATAGACGCGGACGGCAACATCACGGGCAGCGTGGCCTTTCCCTACAACGACCACCAGTCCTACGGGGTGATGAACCCCTTCGTGGACACGGAGGCGAAGCGTGTCTACTTTGCATCGGACATGCCCGGGGGACAGGGAGGTTTTGACCTGTACTATGTGGAATATGACGGGGACATGAACTTTTCGGCCCCGGTGAACCTGGGCCCCGGGGTGAACACGGCGCAGAACGAGAGCCATCCTTCAAGGAGCGGGGGCAGTTTTTACTTCTCTTCGAGGGGCCACGGCGGCCTTGGGGGCATGGATGTGTTCAGGGCCGACTATAAAAGCGGAAAGATAGAAAATGTGGTGAACATGGGTGTTCCATACAACAGTGTCCGCGACGACTTTGCGTTCGTGGTGGCGGGTGACGGTAAGCGCTACCTGTCCACGGACAGGGACGGCGGCATGGGCCTTGACGATATTTATACAGTGGAGGACCTGTTCAGGATCCTTCAGGCGCGGGTGCGGGACTGTGACGGGAACGTGGTTCCGGATTACATCGGGGAACTGTCCCGTCAGGGCGGCGGCACCATAGGCGCACAGCTTTCCCGTGAGGGGATCCTGACGGCGGAGCTTGACCCTGATGGCGACTTTGTGCTGCGCATCAGCAGGAAGGGCTACTTCCCTGTGACGGACGGTAGCCTGAGCACGAGGGGCATGGAATCGGACACGCTGAAGCGGGAGTACGTGCTGGCGCCGATCCCCTACAGGACGCCGGTGTATGTGGACATAGTTTACTATGACCTTGACAGGTCGGAGATCAGGAAGGACGCGGAGCCGGCCCTTGACAGGATAGGTGAGCTGATGGGCAGGTACGGTTTCATGGACCTGGTGGTGTCCTCGCATACGGATTCGCGTGCTTCGGAGGAATACAACCGTAAACTGAGCGAGCGCAGGGCGAATTCGGTAAGGGATTACCTTTCAAGGTACGGCATTGACGGGGGCAGGGTGAGGCTGGAGTGGCACGGCGAGCAGAAGCTGGTCAATGATTGCGGTGACGGGGTCGCCTGTCCTGAGACGGAGCACCAGCTGAACAGGCGGAGCGAGCTGGTACTGGAGGCGTTCCCTGACACGGACAGGCAGTATGACCTTCCTGAGGGCGTGGATCCATGCGACCTTCCGGGATATCTTGAGCGTATAGGAGAGGAGGCGGGCCTTCCGACGGTATACTTTGACTTTGACAGGAGCGGCATCAGGCCGGTGCACAGGAAGGAGCTGGAGCGGGTTGGAGTGATGATGAACAGGAAGACGGACCTGAGGCTGTACATCGAGGGGCATACGGACAACAGGGGCAGCGATGCCTATAACATGGGGCTTTCGGAGCGCAGGGCGCAGGCGGTGATGGACTACCTGGTGAAGCGCGGGGTTGAGTCCTCGAGGATGGAGCACAGGTGGTTCGGGGAGAGCCGTCCGAAGGTGGACTGCGCATCGGGCGACTGCACGGAGGCCCAGCACCAGCAGAACAGAAGAACAGAGCTCAGGCTGAGCAGCAAATGA